The Engystomops pustulosus chromosome 7, aEngPut4.maternal, whole genome shotgun sequence DNA window gaggggtgtagtttctaaaatggtgtcatttgtggggggtttctgtcatgtgggccttataaagtcacttctaactaaattgaccctccaaaagtaggttttgatgattttcgtaaaaatctgaaaaattgcacctaaagttataagcctcctaacatcctaaaaaaaggaaaagatgtttgaaaaatgatgccaagttaaagcagacatatggaaaatgttagttatcaagttattttagtgatatgaccaactttccaaaaagtagaaaattttgaatttggaaaacatagtttttttcaaaatttttgccaaatttccatttatttcataaataaatactaaatatatttattaaatttctcaaccagcatgaagtacaatgtgtcacgaaaaaacaatctcaaaatcaactggatatgttaaagtgttccaaagttataaccactgaatagacacatgtcagattttaaaaaatggtccgtgtcaggaaggtgaaaagtggcttcagcgttaaggggttaaagaggacctgtcacaccaGAATTTCACATCATTCGGGGCACACCACATGCTTCTGCTATTAATCAGAGTTCCTACCTGCTAAGTTTTGTTGTACCATCATTGTATAACTTGCATTTTATTGTCCTGCAAATGCAGGGTGTGATTACAGTATTAGGCAGCCATTATTCCATCCACTgtaccaccaccacctcctcttcTCCAAATCCCATCAGCTTTGATGTCACTGGTCTCATGTCACTACAGAtcatgtggttgtgtaggtacaGCTTTCTGATTCCAGTGTGAGAACTTGTGCTCTGCCAGATAGTAAACATAAACATTTGGCCGGTGCGTGCACCGTAAATCACCCCGCAGACACTGCCTGTAAGTGCGGCCTGGCCGTTGCTGCTGCCAGTTTGCGTGGCCCAGTAAGCTGGTCGCAATTGCGCAGTGTATGCGATGCTGATGGCTTCTGACAAGTCCCCGCTGAGACCGCTTGCACACTGGATACAATTGCGCACAGGAAAATTGGTGGAGGAGTGTCGGGAGTGTTGGCCAGAGCATAGAGACGAGCGCTGGCCACCTCCTGAATATACCCGACTGCCAGCGCAGGAGATGtgtggatccgacctcttatttggtaagaggtcagatctttTAGGATCATTTAGTACAACTTTTCCAACATACTGTTTAATATAAATTTAGCATATATTGAAAGggactggggagaggattatggggggcagggggaggtatgtttggatgggggtcTTTGAATTCTCAAGATTGTGTCACTGTAAAACTTGCATTACATGTGAATGCTGAGAAACAAAAgtgatttttctttatttttgttttttagattTGAAGGTCACATAGACCTGTGCCCTCCAGGCCTCAACCATCCTGCCTTTTCGGTTAACAGAACAGTACTGACTGCCATTCAGGAAAAGCTTCCATCCTTTCACCAGCTCCTTCTTGACCCCCCAAAAGTAactattttttttctcccttcttAAATGGTTGTTGCTCATCATATCCTTGTACATTTTTGTTTGATCCCATTTTATCTTTATCGTAGACGGACGTGATGAAGACAACATGGGGAGTATTAGATCCGCCTGTAGGAAACACCCGATTACACGTCATCAGACTTATAGCCAGTCTACTACAGACCAATACACGTAGCATCAATATGGATCTCATCGAGCTGAACACTATAGGCGTCATTTTGGTAAGTTGTAATTGGTTTTTATAGAGGCTGTCCAGAGGTTTAAAAACACGGCTGCTttattttaaagggttttcctcTCCTTACCGTCGGTAGTGTTTAGAAATGAAGCTTAGTTGCAAGGCcggccatggtcaggggtggcgtTGTTTTTGGGTGAAAGCAGCTGCATTTTTCATCCTCGAGACAACGCTATTAGAGCCAGAGTCACTCTTTGCAGTTGCTTTCATGAAGCTCCTGAAACTTCTGTGCAGAGTGTAATATGTAGTGTAATATGTAGTGTAATATGTAGTGTAATATGTAGTGTAATATGTAGTGTAATATGTAGTGTAATATGTAGTGTAATATGTAGTGTAATATGTAGTGTAATATGTAGTGTAATATGTAGTGTAATATGTAGTGTAATATGTAGTGTAATATGTAGTGTAATATGTAGTGTAATATGTAGTGTAAGAGAGGGGAGGGATAAGCAACACTcgcccctcctcttctccattgTGCAGCTGTATGTTCACTCGAACATAGgtggtgtgaatgtaccctaattcgTATCTTCTGTATTATTGGATGACCAATTGGACAGTACCTTCCAAAAGTTACCTACACCATAGACAGCAAGTATAATCTATCACGGTGTTACAGGAACACCCCACTACCGTTAGTTTTATGTATTCTTATGTAAattcttgtttgttttttctcGTTTAGGATATGTTTTTCAAATACACGTGGAACAATTTTCTTCACACGCAAGTAGAAATCTGCATCGCCCTGATTCTCGCCAGTCCTTGTGAGAATACAGAAAGCACGAATAGCGAGCAGAACGCTGTAGGAGAACACATCTTATTAAAACATGTAGGTTTCCTCCGCCTCACTATTCACATTGTGTGCAATTAGAATGGATTAATGGCCCCAACAATGTCATCATGTCTTATGATTCTTTTGCAGCTCTTTCTGAAATGCCACTTAATAGACAGAATACTTGAAGCATGGGCCTTGAATGAAAAGCGACAGTAAGTACTTTAATTTAGAATAATTCCACTCATGTCATGTCTGCCTGTTCCCCATCATTGGGGGCCATGTATGAAGACCATAAATGTGGACGCAAAGTAAAATGTTCTAGCAGATTCAAGGTATTGTTGCCACTTTATTCCGGAAGCATTATTTTCCTGCTTCTATCTGCATCTTATGGTtgccaaaataaaaatggaacttGTCAATTTAAATCTGTTCCATAGTTCACCTTTTGGAGGCGTACTAGACTTTATTTTGCTTGTCTTTTTATATATATCTTACTACTATGTAACAGTTTGCTGttctatgttaaaaaaaaaaaaaatcccatatttTTTCTTAAATGTGAAGCTGTCTGTGTATAATACATGCTGTTATTTTCTGCTGTAGGTCAGAAGGAGGACAGCGGTACGGATACATGGGACACTTGACAAGAATTGCAAATTGTATAGTCCACAGTATTGAAAAGGGGCCAAACAATACACTAGCACATCAACTAATTAAAGGTACTTGGTCTTTGTTTTTATAGATGAACCTGGATATCCAGTATGCGAATTCGGCCCTGGCGTCAGTTGAGGATTGCCAGGCTGGAGCAGACAGTCTGGCACCAACCACTTGACATTAGAGCAGTTAATTGGCTTATTAGGTGATTAATATCAGAGTTCAAAAAGCCCCGTGAGATGGAAGGAGAGGTGAAGGGTGAGTGGCCATAGCACATatcagggcaggaataggacctgctctatcgcTTGCGGAGCGGCCGCCCGGCTGTGGCACAGTGCCCATGCACAATTCTCGTCTATCGTGGCTGTGAGTTAGCTACTGTATTTGTGGCTAGCTAACGGCCGCTACTTGTGGTTCTTTAAAGGTGCCTTTCACATATGTGAAATTATTAACTTGCCTATAAGACAGGTCCTCGGTGTGAGATCAGTGCAGATGCCTCATGGAAGGCAGAGACTGCGGTCCTCCGCTGCAATTCTCCAGAACAAAtgcttcatcttcttcttcttctttgcagAACTGCCAACTGAAGCTCAGGAAAAATGGGAGTCTTTCTGCACGAGTTCCTTAGGAGAAACAAACAAAAGGAACACAGTAGATCTAGTAGGTTTTTgcactttttacattttctttttgtttgtagGTTTTTCTGAAATAATAATTTTGATAATATGACCCTAAATAATCTTCTCTTCCCTGTATACAGAGAACAGAGGCTGAACTCCAGCTCtgttctgtgtagtggtcagtaaAAGGTACTGCAGCTCCATTCTTATACAGTTGAATGGGAGCTGAGCTTCAGTCCTTGATGCCAGCCACTAAACTGGATCCTAAATAAGCATATACAAGGCACACAAGCCAGATAACTACTAAAGATAATTCAAGTCCTTAAATACACATTGTGGAGCAGTCCTCTGCTCAGAGGCATTTTTTTCTGGGATGGAGAGCAGAACAAGACATTCATGAACTCAAAACTACAGGTGAGCCCCCATGTGTGACTACAACTTTGTCTTCTCAGGTGACAACGCGGCACATCCACTCCTCCAGTGATGATGAAATAGAGTTCAAAGATCCAGGATTCTCACAGGATTCTTCCATACAGCAGGTTAGGACAGATGTCATGTTCTGTGATGTGTTAGACTGCTGTACACTTTACATGCTCCAGATACACAACAAGGGGAGGGAGCTTGTATCTCTCAGCTCTGTTGGCTCCAGTAGGGCTGAAAACATCACTAAAGTCACACCAGTCTTTCTTGAACGTGGTTACTGGTATCTAAATTTAATTTAGGgtcttccactttcagcaaaacattgatacaattttccaatatactttctatatcttttccacagttttccagatctctgcttgccgtcattcCGTTTCCCTATAAACACcagtccctggttatgtgatgtcacacagaacaAAGCTCAAATTACTCAAATTGTGCTATAAGGAGACAAcctaacgagctgtgcacgtgtgacatcacatgaccagcaacCGGTGTTTATAGGGAAACGGAATGACGGCAAGCAGATATCTGGAAAACTGTGTaaaagatacagaaagtatattggaaaacaaacttttcattacacacacattacacaaattatttgctaaaagtggacaaaccctttaacaatGCCAAAATATTTTGGATAATGAGGCCTTCCCTTATTTGGCTACATTTCTGTTCTTTTATTCTTGCAAATCACTAGATGTTCAAACTTTTCCCCCTATTTAATTGGCATTATTTTGGGAATACAAAAGCAGATGTATTGTAAATCTTTCATTTgcgtatacacacatgcacatgcGCATACGGGGGGAAATTTACCATAAGATAGCGGCCTTAACAGATGGATCAAGAAGCCTAGGCTGgcgggcaaaactatgccagctCCCACTGCGCAATGATTGTGATTAAATCCCTTTTTCTACACCAGAAACCAGcgcagaagcagtgataaatctcccccagtatgtGGGAGTTCTAGAAATCCCATCTATGTTGCTGTGAATAAATGAGGGTCTTGCTGCTTGCagtttcccagcgtttaacctgTAATGATTATACAGTTACTATGGTATATAGTTGTGCTTATTGTTCCATAAGCTATTGGGACACAGCAGGACACCCAGTGAGCCTCTTAGCCATTGCCCACAGCATCACATTGATTCTCCAATCTAATGAACAGCTTGTTTCAGGAGCAGTCTAGAATATATGTTATACCACTGTCGTTGGTCCTGGGTTTGCCAGGCCTTTTCTGATTATCAGATGCAACAAATGACGTCCAATTTTATTGACCAGTTTGGCTTCAATGATGAGAAGTTTGCCGACCAAGATGACATTGGGAAGTGAGTATGACTCTGTGTCGTGATTTTATTTAACATCTGGCTTTGGGGAGGGGGTCTGGTGATTCTTGCTTTTGCACCGGTTTCTCAGCTTGCATCAGAATCACAATTACTAATCCACGTGTGGTAAATTGATTTGGGTGATTTGGGGGTTTTGGGTTTCCTAGCTTAACGCTGCTAAAAAGCTGCATAGCTGTTAACCATACTAATGGCTGTGTCCTCCTTCGTGCCACCTCTTCCTTCACTGCCATTGGATTCTGTGATTGGGTAGATGGTGGAGGGTATTGCACAAATCTCTTTTAAAGCATTCACATTACTGGTGCAGGTATGGGGTTATATTaaaattgagtaaaaaaaaaattttcttaacATGCAAGTATAAAGTTTGTTCCATTAATTTAACCCAACACTTTGCGGATCATTCTTAAGAATTTGCTACTCCAGCTGTGACCTTTATTATTCTggtaccattaaaatccattatgataaaccagggacacttgctcatacaggcaccgtgacactggtcatctttttatatttgttgtccatggactgcatcattctaaaatcacctaataaaattatgctaaggagccaaAAGGGCtttgggggttgttaccagaggccCTCCGTGCaatatcttcacaggctgttacactgtgctggagcactttGTGGGGAGAGTACTGAGGAAGCAAAGGAGGAGACCGTCTAACAGTGAGGGTATAGTGGCACTCGGGTAACAACCTTCAAATCTCgtaagcataactttaaaagtttgattttagaagtcaggaggccatggttaaaaaaaaaaaatataataagattaccacaccagtgttatgtattgtccctggagctcTGTGTAATCATaggtcacactgctgtgctctgtgctctctgcaatcaCTCATAGCTCCAGCCACAGtaagtgccactggtttatcatgatggattttgatgatgatGTATTTTAAACCCTTACAAACGTGCACCGTAGTAGTATGGCGCACGTCGGGagcaggaggatggagagggTTTAAAGGGTGAGACCTCTCCGtaccaggtgggtgtttgctgcatatgacagcaaacacccaccagcaaTGCTGGCGGTtgatgctggcaccaatcgtggcTGTTAACCATGTAAAGGCATATGGCAAGCTGCTGGAGACATCCCGGGGGCCATACTGGATTTAATCCTGTCCCCTGTGAGGTCATCAGGGGCGGTGGGCGCATTGCTTTCTATGATAGCCGGGAGTCTATACTAAACTCCTGTGCCTGTCATTGGGTGATCAGacacccaagggttaaagtacccttgaagGTCtaaaagaactgatataaatgtgtTAATCACTGCATCACTATATGCCAAAACTatcaaaacaaaaaagttattccCGGAGTTGAACCCTGTtacagaaaatagcaccaaaaTTTTGGAAATTGCCACGCTTTCACCATTTCGAATATTGGATACAATTTCTGGaaagtacagtgacctcattgtccaTATAACAGACACCCAAAACCTCAGCCAATCAGTGACTTCCATTCACTTCTCTCGGGAATTAGCCCTACGTAGCCTTACAATGGAGACCGTTAAACGCAATGTGAACCTGGCCCAAGTCTGTTGGACCAGAGTCTCTTCCGGCCATTAGTCTTTTTCTGCATTGAACACGCCTGGTTAGTAATTCACATCCCGGAAGCTTTGGGGACTGTTCATCTGTACAGGACCAGCAGAGGTACAGCTTTTTAGCTTGGGGCAGAATCACTGAATacattttttcctgtgtcctacaACTAAATGTGCAATCAGCAGTGACACAATGGAAGTCTATAGTTTCAGTCCTCTGGGTGCAGGATGTGGGGGTATAGGATAGTCAGTGTCGCCCCATGTAAGGTTTGATGTTGGTAGCTCAGGTGCTGCAGATATTGAGGCTACAATGACTCCTCTCTGCAGTGTTTTATTTGCTTGGTTGCGCATACAACTCTTTTCTATTCCAGTGTCTCATTTGATCGCGTCTCGGACATTAACTTCTCTCTCAACGCAAATGAAAGCGTAAGTATGATTTGGCTTATTAAACTTTTGTACCTTGTACTTATCATAAGGTCAGAGTTGAAGGCAACTCTGAAGTGTTAAGAGATTTGTGGCTGCTGTTCTGCTAGATGTGGTCACTGGTCTGAATGCAGCAGTAAGTGCTCATGATCAGTGGAGAGAAGCAAGACTGGTTTTATCCCAAGGTTTTACCCTGGGATTTCCCAAGCCAAGAATATTGATAATGTGCTGATAGATCAGCTATAACCTGTTCTATCATTTTAGCCCAGGAGACAATATTAAAAAGAATTCAGTGTTTTACGTCCACAGATTGTATCTCTGACATACTGAAGGCGAACAGAATCCCTTAAACTGCAGATCCTACCTTATTCAATTATAAAGTGGACCCCTGTATTTTTCTCATGCTGAAGGCTAATGCTATGAAGTCAGGCTGGCACATCCTCTCCTCCTAAATTGTTCAACCATGCACATAGAGCTCTCCCTCTGCATGGCAGAGACCGGGCTGTGTTTAACACTCTGGTCTGCTGCAGGGGTTACTCTATCCTGCACAGGGAAAGCTCCCTTTACATGGGGGACATGCAGAGACCGGGCTGTGTGTAACACTCTGGTCTGCTGCAGAGGTTACTCTGACTCGCCTCATAGCATTCAGTGCAGATAAAATACAGGGCTTCGTTTTACCATTTACAGGAGACACAGACTCCTCTCCACATCCTCATGCATCACAGGTCACAACAATAAGGTAGGGCCTGCAGTTTCAGGAGACTAGATGTGGGTGACCGGTTCTCTTTAAACTGGTCATATTTTGTAAAGTGAGCAATATCCACCACTTTTCAGATCGGCGTAGTGTGTGGTCACTTATAAAAGACAGAATATTAATTTTTCTTTCCCCACAATCAGGCAAACATCGCCTTGTTTGAGGCTTGCTGCAAGGAAAGAATACAGCAATTTGATGATGGAGGATCTGACGAGGAAGATATCTGGGAGGAGAAAAACCTCGCCTtcccccaagatacacaaagaagATCTAGGTAAGCAACGTAACGCAAACACAGATACATTGCATGGCAAGTCTGGTCTGAGTCACTGCAGGGATTCCTGATATAGATCTGACTTGTCCCATGTTCATTTGTTATAATATCATGCGAGATGAGGTTGGAAAAGGTCAGTCAAGTCCAAACTAAGAATTGTAAGGTGTGGGTGCATAGGGAGGCCAAAAAAAGGCATAAACTAGGGAATGCATGAAGCATCTATAGTGTCTGGGGCCTGCCTTAAATGGTGCCATAGGCATACAGTTACCTGATTTGGGGCAAAACGGCCTCTAGCTcgcagaaattatcttcatactttAATGCAACATCGTGATCGTTAAAAATATCCAGTTTGGCAAACTTACAGCTCTGTGCAAGTCTATTCTAGAGCCATCTCCCACAATGTGTGCTGCACGAGAATAAAGTCTCCCTGTGGCTTTGTAGCAGTAGTTTGAACATGAAGCCTGAAATCTCACACTATGTACATTGTTCATATAGCTCAGGAAGCACAGACAGCGAAGAGAGCACAGATTCTGAGGAGGAAGACTCCGCCAAACAGGGAATATTTGAATCGAGCACAGCCAACCCGGAGGACAAGATGGAGGTTGATGCcaatgaaggtaagtgcatgaGTTATGTGACATTACACTTTATCAGGGTGTTCTGAACGCAGGATTGGCACCGATTCAGAGCTATAAAACACCACTGCCACTTTTAACCTCTTATGTACATATACAGGTGAATCATGGTGCCCTAAGATACCATAATAGAACTTTCTTTTAAGCCCTTAGATGCCATGGTCGGTAGTAATGGAAAAAAGCGCTACCACCAACACCCCTAAGTTTTCCCCAGTTAATAGACTGGCCGTCAATATATATAGTCATCATAGGCATAATGCACTGTAGTACATTCAGTATATTGAATATATGATCCACAGGATTTAAGGGACTTGGAGAATTTGCTGAACTTCGGTCGATGCTATTGGGTGGGGGACAGTAAAAGTAGTTTATTTTCTGTCAATATCTAATTGCTtgaaagtggttttcccacaagCTAAAGTTAGGCCTTAGAAAGGGTcgaacttgctgattagtgggtctcagtgctaagacccctttaaattaaagaaCTAATTCTGACCTCTTTCGTCCAGTGATCTGCCCCACTTACCATTTGCCTCTAATGCTATACAAAAGCTCAGGGGGGGATGTTGTATAGCTGGAAAGCCCCTTGCTGTCACAGCCCTTGTTTGTTTGCAATAATGATGGGTGTCAGTGGTCCTTGCTGTATAAAACAGTGGGCACCCATCTGGTATGAAGAATGCTCATTGTTAGGGTGCTAAGCATAGCTAATAACCTTAGATCCCCCTtgatgctttttaaattctgattattattattattgttatttctgTTTGTCTCCTTTTTAGCAAGTAACTGGCCGGCAAACTTTGATATACCAATGGAAACGGCACATGTAGCCGGCCTGGATTCAGTGGGATCTGATGTATGGAGCACAGAAGAGCCGCTGTCAGCTAAAGAAACTGGCTGGGCCTCATTCACAGACTTCTCCGCATCCATTGGGTCAGTTGAGAAAAGTTGAGATCTAGTTTTGATTCTTTAAATCCTGAATCTTCCTAAACTCACATTTTCTAATGTATACAAAGGGGGACACATGTTTGTAATTTTGTACAGATTGGATCTTATTGAATGGGAGCTGACGTATTCTTCTTGTGGTTGCAAAGGATTGGCAAAGAAATGGCAAATATGATGGTGCCCATTATATTTACAGTAcataaatgtatacatatattatcTTACAGTGCAAAGGACAATGCAAGAAGTAACTCCCCTGTGGAAATGGAAACCAGTACAGAACCCATGGATCCCCTGAGTGTGAATGCATCTGCACAGACTGAAAGTAAATAAAGATACAAGGAAATGTTGTGTAGTGGTGGGGTCTTCATTTTCATAAACTCTGCATAATTGATTGTAGAGCCCAAAAAATCTTGTACAGTAGACTATAATTCCCATGTCTTGGCCAATTTAATGTGTAGTTGGTTAAATGCTTTGTAGAAGGTGGTCAAAACCGTTTTTCCCCCCTCCCGTCTAATAGTTACTGTGGCGATGGACGCCAGCTCTGATGGGGAAGAGGAAGTGGAGAATACGGATCAGATGACAGAAACTGTGATGAATGGCAGCATGAAGGAAACCCTCAGCCTTACCGTTGATGCGAAAACGGAGACTGCGGTTTTTAAAAGGTAAGTGTGACTGCGCAGTTATTGTGCTGGGCAGCCTGACGCGGTCAGTAATGGGTGAGGGAGCGTTCCTGTATCCTCCCATCTCACCAGGAGCTGAGTGTCCACTCCACAAATTGGAACCCTAATAGGACCAACTTAATCTCGGTTACAGAACACAATAGACCTCAGCTGGGGCCATGTTTTTGTGTTTAGCTAACAGTTTTACATTggtctgcatgaggccttaaggttatatattttaaatttttgcaTAAATTTTATAGGCAAGTACCCCCACCCAGACTGTTTCCAGAAAAGTTTGTCACCCCCTCTCCCTCTCATGGTCTAACTGGTGAAGTCTGTATCCAATGTTTTTAGACTGCAGGAGAGTCCACAATAATTCATGGATAAATCAAATGAAACCTCCTACTAGATAAACCTAATCAGACCACGAAAAGCCTAGTGTGCAGGCCTTGcttggttttttgtttttttttttaaattccttcgCAGAGATTCAGCTGTATGTTTACGCTATGCACCAGATGTATAGTATACGCAAGACTGAACAAAAttgggtttaaaggaaacctactacttgaagtggtaggtgtaagatgcatataccgagcaccagctcagggtgagctggtgccggtgcttactttcgttagtgtcctaaaccgctgtatcgcggtttaaacactttttattctttacagccgaaggagcttcggcgcaccatgccgcccttacataggaagtgaaggagagccggtgacgtcacgcgCGCTTGGTGCTCCGAAGCTCCTAAATAATAAAGTGTTTAAACTGCAATACattggtttaggacactaatgaaagtaagaaccggcactagctcaccctgagctggtgctcggtatatgcaccttacacctaccacttcaagtcaAAGCTCATGCATTGATTCTACACATTTGGATGGCTTTTATCCGTTTAGAGGGTCATTTTAATATGTGATCACCTGCCCCCACACAATTCAGCTATTTGGGCCAGCGTAAGGCACTGCCCTTTGTAGTGGCCGTGCTGTATAACTGCAGGAGCAGCTCCTGTtcacttacagtatttttcgggctataaggcccaccatcaataaatgcctgctaaaacgtctgagttcatatataaggcgcacctgattataaggatgaatgaccagcaggtggcagacctgtgcacagttcaaggcagctgttgtctgtcagtacggttcatatataaggtgcactggactataaggcgcaccttttgatttctgagaaaatcaaaggatttttgtgcgccttatagtccgaaaaatacggtacatacatTTTTGCCCACAAAAAGATTGATCAGCCTTCTGTATACTGCTGCTCGTCAATTGGTCATGCAAACAGGACCCTTGTAATCATGACTCACAACCTGTATCCCCTTTTTACATGCTCTTATCCCTTTTAGTCTTAGGATCAGTAGGGAAGACTCCTCACATACATAGTTGGGCGATCTCCTTGCAGTGATCAGGCCCAGCCTTCTCTCTTGTGTATGGCCAGCTTTATCCTTTCCTCTGATTGGGTCTTTCTGGGTTTGCTATGTCggcggcagggaatgatggttgTGTAGTAATAAGTTGCTCTCTTCCTGCATCGCTCAGCAGCTCTGGTACTATGTAGCATTGTGTTTATGCCTGCTTCTCCTCCTTTCCCTCTCCACTGCGC harbors:
- the PPP6R3 gene encoding serine/threonine-protein phosphatase 6 regulatory subunit 3 isoform X6, which encodes MFAVPSMFWKFDLHSSSHIDTLLERDEVTLKELMDEEDILQECKAQNRKLVEFLLKSECLEDLVTFITEEPPQDMDEKLRYKYPNLSCELLTSDVSQINDRLGEDESLLKRLYSFLLNDSPLNPLLASFFSKVLSILISRKPEQIVAFLKKKDDFVDLIIKHIGTSAIMDLLLRLLTCIEPPQLRQDVLNWLNEEKIIQRLVELVHPTQDEDRHSNASQSLCEIIRLSRDQMLQVQNSPDPDPLLATLEKQEILEQLLSNIFLKEKNESAIVSAIQILLTLLETRRPAFEGHIDLCPPGLNHPAFSVNRTVLTAIQEKLPSFHQLLLDPPKTDVMKTTWGVLDPPVGNTRLHVIRLIASLLQTNTRSINMDLIELNTIGVILDMFFKYTWNNFLHTQVEICIALILASPCENTESTNSEQNAVGEHILLKHLFLKCHLIDRILEAWALNEKRQSEGGQRYGYMGHLTRIANCIVHSIEKGPNNTLAHQLIKELPTEAQEKWESFCTSSLGETNKRNTVDLVTTRHIHSSSDDEIEFKDPGFSQDSSIQQMQQMTSNFIDQFGFNDEKFADQDDIGNVSFDRVSDINFSLNANESANIALFEACCKERIQQFDDGGSDEEDIWEEKNLAFPQDTQRRSSSGSTDSEESTDSEEEDSAKQGIFESSTANPEDKMEVDANEASNWPANFDIPMETAHVAGLDSVGSDVWSTEEPLSAKETGWASFTDFSASIGAKDNARSNSPVEMETSTEPMDPLSVNASAQTEITVAMDASSDGEEEVENTDQMTETVMNGSMKETLSLTVDAKTETAVFKSEEGKLSTSNDSACKYVVENFDSAMENPPVSQPNSSSPEQKTPEQISSDGASSNGPV
- the PPP6R3 gene encoding serine/threonine-protein phosphatase 6 regulatory subunit 3 isoform X4; protein product: MFAVPSMFWKFDLHSSSHIDTLLERDEVTLKELMDEEDILQECKAQNRKLVEFLLKSECLEDLVTFITEEPPQDMDEKLRYKYPNLSCELLTSDVSQINDRLGEDESLLKRLYSFLLNDSPLNPLLASFFSKVLSILISRKPEQIVAFLKKKDDFVDLIIKHIGTSAIMDLLLRLLTCIEPPQLRQDVLNWLNEEKIIQRLVELVHPTQDEDRHSNASQSLCEIIRLSRDQMLQVQNSPDPDPLLATLEKQEILEQLLSNIFLKEKNESAIVSAIQILLTLLETRRPAFEGHIDLCPPGLNHPAFSVNRTVLTAIQEKLPSFHQLLLDPPKTDVMKTTWGVLDPPVGNTRLHVIRLIASLLQTNTRSINMDLIELNTIGVILDMFFKYTWNNFLHTQVEICIALILASPCENTESTNSEQNAVGEHILLKHLFLKCHLIDRILEAWALNEKRQSEGGQRYGYMGHLTRIANCIVHSIEKGPNNTLAHQLIKELPTEAQEKWESFCTSSLGETNKRNTVDLVTTRHIHSSSDDEIEFKDPGFSQDSSIQQFGFNDEKFADQDDIGNVSFDRVSDINFSLNANESANIALFEACCKERIQQFDDGGSDEEDIWEEKNLAFPQDTQRRSSSGSTDSEESTDSEEEDSAKQGIFESSTANPEDKMEVDANEASNWPANFDIPMETAHVAGLDSVGSDVWSTEEPLSAKETGWASFTDFSASIGAKDNARSNSPVEMETSTEPMDPLSVNASAQTEITVAMDASSDGEEEVENTDQMTETVMNGSMKETLSLTVDAKTETAVFKRVLKSYCEEGKLSTSNDSACKYVVENFDSAMENPPVSQPNSSSPEQKTPEQISSDGASSNGPV
- the PPP6R3 gene encoding serine/threonine-protein phosphatase 6 regulatory subunit 3 isoform X5 codes for the protein MFAVPSMFWKFDLHSSSHIDTLLERDEVTLKELMDEEDILQECKAQNRKLVEFLLKSECLEDLVTFITEEPPQDMDEKLRYKYPNLSCELLTSDVSQINDRLGEDESLLKRLYSFLLNDSPLNPLLASFFSKVLSILISRKPEQIVAFLKKKDDFVDLIIKHIGTSAIMDLLLRLLTCIEPPQLRQDVLNWLNEEKIIQRLVELVHPTQDEDRHSNASQSLCEIIRLSRDQMLQVQNSPDPDPLLATLEKQEILEQLLSNIFLKEKNESAIVSAIQILLTLLETRRPAFEGHIDLCPPGLNHPAFSVNRTVLTAIQEKLPSFHQLLLDPPKTDVMKTTWGVLDPPVGNTRLHVIRLIASLLQTNTRSINMDLIELNTIGVILDMFFKYTWNNFLHTQVEICIALILASPCENTESTNSEQNAVGEHILLKHLFLKCHLIDRILEAWALNEKRQSEGGQRYGYMGHLTRIANCIVHSIEKGPNNTLAHQLIKELPTEAQEKWESFCTSSLGETNKRNTVDLVTTRHIHSSSDDEIEFKDPGFSQDSSIQQFGFNDEKFADQDDIGNVSFDRVSDINFSLNANESANIALFEACCKERIQQFDDGGSDEEDIWEEKNLAFPQDTQRRSSSGSTDSEESTDSEEEDSAKQGIFESSTANPEDKMEVDANEASNWPANFDIPMETAHVAGLDSVGSDVWSTEEPLSAKETGWASFTDFSASIGAKDNARSNSPVEMETSTEPMDPLSVNASAQTEITVAMDASSDGEEEVENTDQMTETVMNGSMKETLSLTVDAKTETAVFKSEEGKLSTSNDSACKYVVENFDSAMENPPVSQPNSSSPEQKTPEQISSDGASSNGPV